The following are from one region of the Poecilia reticulata strain Guanapo linkage group LG7, Guppy_female_1.0+MT, whole genome shotgun sequence genome:
- the LOC103467608 gene encoding uncharacterized protein LOC103467608 isoform X3 codes for MEEVGDLTHNPPPLRRGRSRRTNQAPETNTEEDTKQKTTRTARSVIEDLQWSAPSSPASEDSKEAPETSAGGSFDPSLWQDFGSAFHTAFSLLGGNEGLSLTDALAVPSFFEPANEIEPTDPQPVEENETADNLDDMEVTQPVAPANVEERGSDYVVVISSQEEDSDEKSLIQIKEQLARSSRQGDSKARGGNGGRGKARGRGRGRGRGRGRGKGKGRGRGRAAVLQSIMAVNEDIDDEVVLVNADEQQDLPRDSIQIDPQIPPEMESTSAHFGITLNAALQSVSKGCIILDSDFNQSGAITHGQFDDAPDEVEGEEDKNQGEIIAEISSITESEGQDSNAMCFICSQTHIKRFMICCSSCQEWFHSACVGISETRDGMIEEGDQDYMCLTCTTTRQSIIHLESHLEPDLSFPECLTLSPPAVETEPQEEQQQVVKETVLVEEKEEEEEREALAIKPQVEAESEVETKAEVETEVETKAEVETEVETKAEVETEGETKAEAEADPQCEMEADDSFPLCTGPGCAKPALPDSVYCGTDCILQHAAITMKTLSSPKVPKSKGRPQRKAAAKVESSCRTSKRLARKAVEVADEVEAEEDQAEQEEPSASPKTCDPNLTDVQSTSIPSSNLNTTSADETSDKPEPDAEVISLPKQCPEEPTADTPLLPQPVAEEPPLQSPTQEKEPESTDVSDQQKAAEGVSPPPTSEKSDQPAATQALPISAAQHLEMGALIVKKTTYVIPKKQPVPQASCSQPSQKPSAVPALLSETRNLLVPPAPSAPSSRPSQPNNQVRQSIQRSLTAILFKRVSDCEDLEMPESEVVKLVAGIEKEMFDIFRNTDSKYMNKYRTIMFNIKDPRNKGLLYRVVNGEIGPFRLVRMTQKDMQATKAPEPTTKETTQVKVEAAKGTNIPKPEAVKIDLPSLNPPRPERKPESMDQKKVLPSQPSKSRVIQLSKNKKMPDILSCMLKDTTSEHKAHLFDLKCKICTGQMQAAEGEEPAKKKLKVSTSRDKTDKISWKKPGGDESPLLAPPDTPEMESPTSLLMEPSSHTDIDSPKLTIVESPASPMMDSPASPALESPASPTMESPASPTPEGSTVPAPKRSYTPVVIPTVSTVTITRRDPRTAANRFTSSSGGNSGLSNIVSKQAAPYAAIKGSLAPSSVPPPKALPKSILMKPSSSADPRLSGASSRATVSQTPTAGDTTQFLAKQGILWKGFVNMLTVAKFVTKGYLVSGPAENIKADLPDTIQIGGRILPETVWDYVVKLKTSVTKELCVIRFHPATEEEEVAYVSLFSYFSSRGRFGVVANISRSIKDVYLVPLGANESIPSILQPFEGPGLEKNRPNLLLGLAIVQKLKRPGSLPQEIEEKKPKVNMSKDPMWIPKPPVLYGSDKLDMFKPYDPETPATSSPPGSPSDSSSSGSITIPSLLSSIRSTPSVSSIATTESTSVSNSVKNVTPSSSNNNPLQTILKTLFGGKELDPTTSSDGSSPKATESSKKRPVFPKVSGPMVDPIVQQYGQKSKVKRVEQEEEKEDDFDRPYDPEEEYDPAKGYKIFTPQITDSNKTDDSALSGLVEDDVAYDPEDETIFEVFQSDAVVTKLPIPAQNAETPTLPTPVSDSTPATLKSNPTSVVSTFHTGAVVVSAATLSEQQRMLEELNKQIEEQKRQLKEQEEVLRKQREAVGMFMAHFSVSDTLMSPPTKSLPLGQLSAVQSDVIPTDPKPADKSEKVHNNTVMEDNSAVKSETVKLEHTNVSDNLKDTTTTLTEQMGTKENAKECEKYSSAGEIEDSDVAYDPEDESLFDEIQDDVFKGGSTKTNDGSSRTGDSVGNKGNSPNTHHSRRRRSSPKRRSRRERDRRSPSRRSQRRSRSHSRRHRDKDRHRSERERSRHRTRDPSDYPGHHRKDHAASRHSHGLRRSSSSPRRKQSASLSPKRHRGVPLQVIDKTKHRSGPCNPSETLKTSIESTPPVGIKNEPNELKLECNLVENPVTHSVALIQNVKTEILEPSISQCDNQMNSSSQENKLSLQETWLQDKIESKIPLREIDPPLRDSPESPDPEPQFSKPFSTESVDSARTADSEEQNSASAPFLKDENDSVVVSRQTTSSLQKGPNIQDSGPERDAVLHVLPGPSFLSTGNPTANIKDYEHSVPQTDLVDKKIGFTGPDRKGLDMQHIMRNALGPVPSTQNTHADGSERRVMQQATCLQGSMLNLIKNHYPNVTDSQTVPRVSPGKKQGTESSSFQVINQGITPPGVMQSASNSEIPVLRTQIETQNQFVRSQLSDRSLLGSNDSISAVQHRNPNINDQNVGYYREPLPFLKTDALRSQPKDADSKSDIMKIDTSFGSPQFEGRISHPGTLGSHIRMVNKTGHNPSFFGFRGDQTHSKHTESLSFGERGLGKRESQPIKGDSDFSDGLECGDKLDISNPDWRGPGSFQISQNKGLGPPERPLCSNPPQSDSGDAQKGLNRESTEPVRIGTFTQNDWSTHQFGERVTNLESQGPCKIGTQNFQYGQRNKERSPDRQTFKHDFRGPRGTDFVGPRTEIRNPELHFARNDTRQPVCSDMMGKWSENKGPDIEASMHGRREPVDPDFKIHEPEWIGPRSENSMHDNRGPGRSDLVGQRLEQRNWPERRQDAPGPGIDQRGPHMEDPGNEWRGGGGVPNFRGGPETRGLSMEQHRSENREFRGPGYNKGSHPIENTGPPGRGGRGPVFRGPGPEGRYLTAQRPGPDKISERPNFIEQGFDNTNARRMTGGPDFSRPVNEMRSPATDSQNSDRRGSQEPENWGPGSERKGTYLGRAGPDGIEQGQARILPGLEGPKPVQGGPHFRGNVTEGACLNSEGSEHRGRSPNLRGSNSDMVGSELNRTGSGVPRTGRIGPPVECTKGPNIRDPRPERVTPNVKQANRSPPRDSQFRCPEQGRTFSNMEGLQPNRNMAHPEEVEHNRNVVGGPGSTGVGPRFCRRPDYEGPVPDEQNPRGPSFREPMTVRPRPGMDDRRPDWSESSDCRGRGAREERANTEDLGYDRQNDWGEAEPVQEFPDFEDLESDRRGQNFRPSRLMRRSIRRPGPNARGFAPSRRGGPFEGKWLDRRGPRFEELEGGESSGDIWDNSGDRGLETFQDHPDEQGEGHSFHDNHSEWTQDGENVQFSVSGDDWDGPDSRHPRSVRENPDMDCPGPNREREEHEWTEPDREDSGAFFRGRGGPGNRRQSWGRVRGRGRGSVQQRHASMDDNWRHQDFEGDRRGHDRGTPWPQRGAKHPNRRPFEMEAPGGPDLRYPETSYRNFNDDGPESDRRVSDFGESSSERRSADIDAGADPEGFEHNFRRVRRGPIMRQGPSSAERRGASPNNSDFRSGRWDSKSEFPESNRRDVDRREREQRHPGQTTSRGRRGPHQGDHGPHEGPPAPFNRPLGPGPNREGHSFHDFDSPQNQQAVQPQRHRAALLPTPDGPVSDPVMKSRDASSMKAPQFGSPFNRNRGTSRGRAMDNWFRGRARGPGRGPPAR; via the exons ATGGAGGAGGTCGGAGACCTGACCCACAATCCCCCGCCGCTTCGAAGGGGCAGAAGCCGAAGAACCAACCAGGCGCCAGAGACGAACACAGAAGAAGACACCAAGCAGAAAACTACTCGAACAGCTAGGAGTGTGATAGAAGACCTGCAGTGGTCTGCCCCTTCCTCCCCTGCGTCAGAGGACAGCAAGGAGGCACCAGAGACCTCTGCTGGAGGGAGCTTTGATCCCAGCTTATGGCAGGACTTTGGCTCTGCTTTCCACACAGCGTTCTCTCTGCTTGGTGGCAACGAAGGCCTGTCGTTGACAGATGCCCTGGCAGTTCCTAGTTTCTTTGAGCCTGCTAATGAAATTGAGCCCACTGATCCACAGCCTGTAGAAGAAAACGAGACCGCTGATAACCTGGATGACATGGAAGTCACACAGCCTGTTGCTCCTGCCAATGTCGAAGAAAGAGGGAGCGATTATGTTGTGGTGATCTCCAGTCAGGAAGAGGACAGTGATGAAAAATCTCTGATTCAAATTAAAGAGCAGCTGGCCAGAAGCAGCAGGCAGGGAGACTCAAAAGCTCGAGGTGGGAATGGTGGAAGAGGAAAAGCCAGGGGGAGAGGGAGAGGCAGgggaagaggcagaggaaggGGGAAAGGTAAGGGAAGAGGCCGGGGCAGGGCAGCGGTGCTTCAGTCCATCATGGCAGTCAACGAAGACATAGACGATGAAGTGGTGCTTGTTAATGCAGACGAGCAGCAGGATTTACCCAGAGACAGCATCCAGATCGACCCACAGATCCCTCCTGAGATGGAATCAACATCTGCACACTTTGGTATAACTCTGAATGCTGCGCTGCAGTCTGTCAGCAAAGGCTGCATAATCCTAGACAGCGATTTTAATCAAAGTGGTGCCATAACTCACGGCCAGTTTGATGATGCACCAGATGAGGTGGAAGGAGAGGAAGACAAGAATCAGGGTGAGATTATAGCAGAGATTTCCAGCATAACAGAGAGTGAGGGACAGGACTCCAACGCCATGTGCTTCATCTGCAGCCAAACGCACATTAAGAG GTTCATGATCTGCTGTAGCAGCTGCCAGGAGTGGTTTCATAGCGCATGTGTCGGTATCAGTGAAACGCGGGATGGGATGATAGAGGAGGGAGACCAAGACTACATGTGTTTAACCTGCACTACGACGAGGCAGAGCATCATCCACCTAGAGTCGCACCTTGAGCCAGACCTTAGCTTTCCTGAATGTCTTACACTGAGTCCTCCTGCTGTGGAAACGGAGCCacaagaggagcagcagcaagTTGTCAAG GAGACTGTTTTAgtagaggagaaggaggaagaagaagagagggagGCTCTTGCGATAAAGCCTCAAGTTGAAGCTGAATCTGAGgtggaaacaaaagctgaaGTTGAAACTGAGgtggaaacaaaagctgaaGTTGAAACTGAGgtggaaacaaaagctgaaGTTGAAACTGAGGGGGAAACAAAAGCTGAAGCGGAAGCTGACCCTCAGTGTGAGATGGAGGCAGATGATTCGTTCCCTCTCTGCACTGGGCCTGGCTGCGCAAAACCAGCGCTGCCGGACTCGGTTTACTGTGGCACCGACTGCATCCTTCAGCATGCTGCTATCACCATGAAGACTCTTTCCAGCCCTAAGGTGCCTAAATCCAAAGGACGACCTCAGAGAAAGGCTGCAGCAAAG GTTGAAAGCTCGTGTCGAACGTCTAAGAGGTTGGCAAGAAAAGCTGTGGAAGTTGCTGATGAAGTGGAGGCGGAGGAAGATCAGGCAGAGCAGGAAGAGCCGTCCGCTTCTCCTAAAACCTGTGACCCCAATCTCACAGATGTTCAGTCCACTTCCATACCGTCATCTAACCTAAACACCACGT CAGCTGATGAGACCAGTGACAAGCCAGAGCCTGACGCTGAGGTCATATCTCTTCCGAAACAATGTCCAGAGGAGCCCACAGCAGACACTCCTCTACTCCCCCAGCCTGTAGCCGAGGAACCCCCATTACAGAGTCCGACCCAGGAAAAAGAACCTGAAAGTACTGATGTGTCCGATCagcaaaaagctgcagaaggTGTCTCACCGCCACCAACATCTGAGAAATCTGACCAACCTGCTGCCACACAAGCTCTGCCCATTTCAGCTGCTCAACATCTAGAGATGGGCGCCCTGATCGTCAAAAAGACGACGTATGTTATACCAAAGAAACAGCCCGTACCTCAGGCTTCATGCAGCCAGCCGTCCCAGAAACCGTCCGCAGTTCCAGCTCTGCTGAGCGAAACTCGAAATCTGCTGGTGCCTCCAGCACCCAGCGCTCCGTCCTCCAGACCCTCTCAGCCCAATAACCAGGTCCGACAGAGCATCCAGCGCTCCCTTACCGCAATCTTGTTCAAGAG gGTAAGTGACTGTGAAGATCTGGAGATGCCTGAGAGCGAAGTTGTAAAACTTGTTGCTGGCATTGAGAAGGAAATGTTTGACATATTCCGCAATACAGACAGCAAATACATGAACAAGTATAGAACTATAATGTTCAACATAAAAGATCCAAGAAATAAG GGCTTGTTGTATCGGGTTGTAAATGGAGAAATCGGCCCTTTCAGACTGGTCAGAATGACCCAAAAGGATATGCAGGCTACTAAAGCCCCTGAGCCAACTACTAAGGAAACGACTCAG GTTAAAGTTGAAGCTGCTAAGGGGACAAATATCCCGAAACCTGAAGCCGTGAAGATCGATCTGCCCAGTTTGAATCCTCCTAGACCCGAAAGAAAGCCAGAGAGCATG GATCAGAAGAAAGTTCTTCCCTCTCAACCTTCCAAATCTAGAGTTATTCAACTAAGCAAGAACAAAAAGATGCCAGATATACTTTCCTGCATGCTTAAGGATACAACATCAGAACACAAGGCTCACCTCTTTGACTTGAAATGCAAAATATGCACag GCCAGATGCAAGCTGCTGAAGGTGAAGAACCTGCTAAGAAAAAGTTAAAGGTCTCTACATCAAGAGACAAGACTGATAAGATATCTTGGAAGAAACCTGGGGGAGACGAGTCTCCTCTGTTGGCACCACCTGACACACCTGAAATGGAGTCTCCTACATCTTTACTGATGGAGCCATCGTCCCATACTGACATCGATTCTCCAAAATTGACAATTGTTGAATCTCCTGCTTCCCCGATGATGGATTCTCCTGCCTCTCCAGCATTAGAGTCTCCTGCTTCCCCCACCATGGAGTCTCCCGCTTCTCCAACTCCGGAGGGATCCACAGTGCCTGCACCAAAGAGATCATACACACCAGTTGTGATTCCCACTGTCTCCACTGTAACCATTACAAGACGTGACCCCCgaactgcagcaaacaggtTTACTTCTTCCTCAGGTGGCAACTCTGGCCTTAGTAACATTGTTTCCAAACAAGCAGCTCCTTACGCTGCTATAAAAGGTAGCCTGGCACCGAGCTCAGTACCACCACCAAAAGCATTACCCAAATCAATCTTAATGAAGCCATCCTCCTCTGCTGACCCAAGACTTAGTGGTGCATCCTCCAG AGCCACAGTCTCTCAGACCCCAACAGCTGGTGATACTACACAGTTCCTAGCTAAGCAGGGCATACTGTGGAAAGGCTTTGTAAACATGCTCACGGTGGCCAAGTTTGTGACGAAGGGATATCTGGTTTCAGGACCTGCTGAAAATATTAAAGCG GATTTGCCTGATACCATACAAATCGGGGGGAGAATCTTACCTGAGACTGTGTGGGATTAtgttgtaaaactgaaaacctCGGTTACAAAG GAGTTGTGTGTGATCCGGTTTCACCCTgcaacagaggaggaagaggtagCCTACGTGTCCCTGTTTTCCTACTTCAGCAGCAGAGGCCGTTTTGGTGTCGTTGCCAACATAAGCCGTTCCATCAAAGATGTATATCTTGTCCCTCTTGGCGCAAATGAGTCGATCCCATCCATACTACAACCTTTTGAAGGTCCAg gccTTGAAAAGAACAGACCCAATCTTCTTTTGGGTCTGGCAATTGTCCAGAAGTTAAAGCGTCCAGGAAGCTTGCCTCAGGAAATTGAAGAGAAGAAACCCAAAGTTAACATGTCCAAAGACCCTATGTGGATTCCAAAACCACCAGTCCTCTATGGTTCTGACAAGTTGGACATGTTCAAACCATATGATCCAGAGACTCCTGCTACTTCCTCCCCTCCTGGTTCGCCGTCGGATTCTTCCTCTTCTGGCTCAATTACCATACCTTCCCTCTTAAGTTCCATTAGATCAACTCCTTCAGTCTCATCCATTGCTACCACTGAGTCCACATCTGTTAGCAACTCAGTTAAGAATGTTACACCATCATCCAGCAATAATAACCCATTGCAGACTATTTTGAAGACATTGTTTGGGGGAAAGGAGTTGGACCCAACAACCTCCTCTGACGGGAGTTCCCCCAAAGCAACAGAAAGTTCCAAGAAGAGACCGGTGTTCCCTAAAGTGTCTGGACCTATGGTTGATCCAATAGTTCAGCAGTATGGACAGAAATCAAAAGTCAAACGGGTcgaacaggaagaagaaaaggaagatgACTTTGACAGGCCCTATGACCCTGAAGAGGAATATGATCCTGCAAAGGGATACAAAATTTTTACTCCACAAATCACAGACAGTAATAAGACTGATGACTCTGCATTATCAGGCTTGGTGGAAGACGATGTGGCCTATGATCCAGAAGATGAAACTATCTTTGAAGTATTTCAAAGTGATGCTGTCGTAACAAAGCTCCCCATTCCAGCCCAAAATGCAGAGACGCCAACATTACCAACACCAGTTTCTGATTCCACTCCAGCTACACTTAAATCTAACCCAACTTCTGTAGTGTCAACTTTTCATACAGGCGCTGTAGTTGTCTCAGCTGCAACACTGAGTGAACAGCAGCGGATGCTTGAGGAACTTAATAAGCAAATTGAAGAGCAAAAGCGACAGCTAAAAGAGCAGGAAGAGGTGCTGCGTAAACAGAGAGAAGCTGTGGGTATGTTTATGGCtcacttttctgtttctgataCATTGATGTCTCCTCCCACAAAATCTTTGCCACTTGGTCAGCTGTCAGCTGTGCAGAGTGATGTAATACCAACAGACCCAAAGCCTGCAGATAAATCTGAAAAGGTCCACAACAATACAGTGATGGAGGATAATTCTGCTGTAAAGTCAGAAACTGTTAAGCTAGAACATACAAATGTCAGTGATAATTTAAAAGATACCACAACTACACTGACAGAACAAATgggaacaaaagaaaatgcaaaggAATGCGAGAAATATTCATCTGCTGGAGAGATAGAAGACTCTGATGTGGCTTATGACCCTGAAGATGAGTCACTTTTTGATGAAATCCAAGATGATGTATTTAAGGGAGGGAGTACAAAGACTAACGATGGTTCATCAAGGACTGGGGATAGTGTTGGGAATAAAGGCAATTCTCCAAATACACACCACAGCAGAAGGAGAAGGTCATCACCTAAAAGACGGAGTCGCCGAGAAAGGGACCGCAGAAGCCCTTCAAGAAGGTCACAGAGGCGTTCTCGGTCACATTCTAGGAGACATAGAGACAAGGATAGACACAGAAGTGAAAGAGAGAGGTCAAGGCATAGAACCAGAGATCCATCTGATTATCCAGGACACCATCGAAAAGACCATGCTGCTAGCAGACATTCTCATGGGCTGAGAAGGTCCTCATCTTCACCAAGAAGAAAACAGTCTGCCTCTCTTTCACCAAAACGCCACAGGGGAGTTCCTTTACAAGTCATTGATAAAACAAAGCATAGGAGTGGTCCATGCAATCCTTCTGAAACTTTAAAGACATCCATAGAATCAACACCACCAGTTGGAATTAAAAATGAGCCAAATGAACTTAAGCTTGAGTGTAATCTGGTTGAGAACCCTGTTACACACTCAGTTGCACTTATTCAAAATGTGAAGACTGAGATTTTAGAACCGTCAATCAGTCAGTGTGATAATCAAATGAACAGTTCTAgtcaagaaaacaaactgtCTCTGCAGGAAACATGGCTTCAAGACAAAATTGAAAGCAAAATTCCTCTGAGAGAAATTGATCCACCTCTTCGAGATTCTCCTGAAAGtccagatccagaaccacaGTTTTCAAAACCTTTCAGCACTGAGAGCGTTGACTCTGCTAGAACTGCAGATTCTGAGGAGCAAAACAGTGCTTCAGCACCATTTCTTAAAGATGAAAATGACTCTGTGGTAGTTAGTCGTCAAACAACTTCCAGTCTACAAAAAGGACCAAATATCCAGGACTCAGGGCCAGAAAGGGATGCTGTTTTACATGTTCTACCTGGTCCAAGTTTTCTAAGCACTGGAAATCCAACAGCAAATATAAAAGATTATGAACACAGTGTGCCCCAAACAGATCTAGTGGACAAGAAAATTGGCTTTACAGGGCCTGATAGAAAAGGGCTTGACATGCAGCATATAATGAGAAATGCTTTGGGACCTGTTCCAAGCACTCAGAACACTCATGCAGATGGTTCAGAGAGACGTGTAATGCAACAAGCAACATGTCTTCAGGGCTCAATgttaaatttgataaaaaatcaTTACCCCAATGTAACTGATTCACAGACTGTCCCAAGAGTTTCCCCAGGTAAAAAGCAAGGAACAGAAAGCTCTTCTTTCCAAGTCATTAACCAAGGCATAACTCCTCCTGGAGTGATGCAAAGTGCATCAAATTCTGAAATTCCAGTATTAAGAACACAAATTGAGACCCAAAATCAATTTGTTAGAAGCCAGTTGTCAGACAGATCTCTGCTTGGGTCAAATGATTCTATCTCAGCTGTTCAACATCGTAATCCAAATATTAATGACCAAAATGTCGGTTATTACAGAGAACCTTTGCCTTTTTTGAAAACAGATGCGTTAAGATCACAGCCAAAGGACGCAGACAGCAAGTCAGACATTATGAAAATAGACACATCATTTGGGAGTCCACAGTTTGAAGGAAGGATTTCACATCCTGGTACTTTGGGTTCTCATATTAGAATGGTTAATAAAACAGGTCACAACCCATCTTTTTTTGGATTCAGAGGAGATCAGACACATTCAAAACATACTGAAAGTCTTTCCTTTGGTGAAAGAGGACTTGGGAAAAGGGAATCTCAACCCATTAAAGGAGATTCAGACTTCAGTGATGGTCTAGAATGTGGAGACAAGCTGGATATTTCAAATCCAGACTGGAGAGGTCCAGGGTCATTTCAGATAAGTCAAAATAAGGGCCTTGGTCCACCTGAAAGACCTTTATGTTCAAATCCCCCACAGTCAGACAGTGGAGATGCTCAAAAAGGACTAAATAGGGAGTCAACAGAGCCGGTCAGAATAGgaacatttacacaaaatgatTGGAGTACCCATCAGTTTGGTGAAAGAGTGACAAATTTAGAGAGTCAGGGACCTTGCAAAATAGGCACTCAAAACTTTCAGTATggacaaagaaataaagaacGAAGTCCAGACAGACAAACTTTCAAGCATGATTTTAGGGGACCAAGAGGGACAGATTTTGTAGGACCTAGAACTGAAATAAGAAATCCTGAGTTGCACTTCGCAAGAAATGACACTAGACAACCTGTGTGTTCAGATATGATGGGAAAATGGTCAGAAAATAAAGGCCCTGACATTGAAGCCTCAATGCATGGTAGGAGAGAACCAGTGGATCCAGATTTTAAGATACATGAACCTGAATGGATAGGTCCTAGGAGTGAAAACTCTATGCATGACAATAGAGGACCAGGGCGTTCAGATCTCGTGGGACAAAGACTTGAACAAAGAAACTGGCCTGAAAGGAGACAAGATGCCCCTGGTCCAGGGATTGATCAAAGGGGTCCACATATGGAGGATCCTGGGAATgaatggagaggaggaggaggagttccAAATTTCAGAGGAGGGCCTGAAACAAGAGGCTTGTCTATGGAGCAACACAGGTCTGAAAATCGAGAATTTAGAGGACCAGGTTACAATAAAGGAAGTCATCCTATTGAAAATACTGGTCCCCCGGgtagaggaggaagaggtcCAGTTTTCCGAGGGCCAGGTCCCGAAGGCAGATACTTAACTGCGCAAAGACCTGGGCCAGACAAAATATCTGAACGTCCAAATTTTATTGAGCAAGGGTTTGATAATACAAATGCCAGGAGAATGACGGGAGGTCCAGATTTCAGTAGGCCTGTAAATGAAATGAGGAGTCCTGCTACGGATAGCCAAAATTCTGACAGGAGAGGATCACAAGAACCAGAAAACTGGGGACCAGGATCTGAAAGAAAAGGAACATATTTGGGGCGTGCTGGGCCTGATGGCATAGAACAAGGACAAGCAAGAATTCTCCCAGGTTTAGAAGGTCCTAAACCTGTACAAGGAGGACCACACTTCAGGGGAAATGTAACAGAAGGTGCGTGTCTAAATTCGGAAGGCTCAGAACACAGGGGGAGAAGTCCAAATCTCAGAGGTTCTAATTCAGACATGGTGGGTTCAGAATTAAATAGAACAGGATCAGGGGTTCCAAGAACAGGGAGAATAGGTCCTCCAGTTGAATGTACCAAAGGCCCAAACATAAGAGACCCGCGGCCAGAAAGAGTGACTCCAAATGTGAAACAAGCAAACAGAAGCCCTCCAAGAGACTCACAATTCAGGTGTCCTGAGCaaggaagaacattttcaaatatggAGGGTCTGCAGCCTAATAGGAACATGGCACACCCTGAAGAAGTGGAACATAACAGAAATGTTGTGGGAGGCCCTGGATCCACAGGGGTGGGTCCAAGATTTTGTAGGAGACCAGATTATGAGGGCCCAGTCCCTGATGAACAAAATCCAAGGGGCCCAAGCTTTAGAGAACCCATGACTGTGAGACCACGTCCAGGCATGGATGACCGAAGACCTGACTGGAGTGAATCAAGTGATTGTAGAGGTCGAGGCGCCAGGGAGGAAAGAGCAAATACAGAGGATCTTGGATATGACAGACAAAATGACTGGGGGGAGGCTGAACCTGTTCAAGAATTTCCTGATTTTGAGGACTTAGAATCTGATAGGAGAGGTCAAAATTTTAGACCTTCAAGGCTAATGAGAAGAAGCATCAGAAGACCGGGACCAAATGCCCGTGGCTTTGCACCGAGTCGGAGGGGTGGTCCCTTTGAAGGGAAATGGTTAGACAGACGAGGGCCAAGATTTGAAGAGTTGGAGGGAGGTGAATCTTCTGGAGATATTTGGGACAACAGTGGTGACAGAGGTTTAGAGACTTTCCAAGATCATCCTGATGAACAAGGTGAAGGCCATAGTTTCCATGATAATCATAGTGAATGGACACAGGATGGAGAAAATGtgcagttttctgtttctggagATGACTGGGATGGGCCTGATTCTAGGCATCCAAGGTCTGTTCGTGAGAACCCAGACATGGATTGTCCTGGCCCTAATAGAGAAAGAGAAGAACATGAATGGACTGAGCCTGATAGAGAAGATTCTGGGGCATTTTTCAGAGGGAGAGGGGGTCCAGGCAATAGAAGACAAAGCTGGGGTAGAGTCCGAGGTAGAGGACGAGGATCAGTTCAGCAAAGACATGCAAGCATGGATGATAATTGGAGACATCAGGACTTTGAGGGGGATAGGAGAGGCCATGATCGTGGGACGCCCTGGCCTCAAAGGGGAGCCAAACATCCAAACAGGAGACCATTTGAGATGGAGGCTCCAGGAGGTCCAGATTTAAGATACCCAGAAACTTCCTACAGAAACTTCAATGATGACGGTCCCGAGTCAGATAGGAGAGTTTCAGATTTTGGGGAATCCAGTTCTGAAAGGCGTAGTGCAGACATTGATGCAGGAGCAGACCCTGAAGGATTTGAGCATAACTTTAGGAGAGTAAGAAGGGGTCCAATAATGAGACAAGGGCCTAGCAGTGCAGAACGTAGGGGGGCATCACccaataattcagattttagaTCTGGTAGATGGGATTCAAAGTCAGAGTTTCCTGAATCTAATAGAAGAGATGTAGATAGGAGGGAAAGGGAACAAAGACATCCAGGTCAAACAACTAGCAGGGGGAGAAGAGGTCCTCATCAAGGTGACCATGGCCCTCATGAAGGACCTCCAGCACCTTTCAATAGGCCTTTAGGTCCCGGTCCAAACAGAGAAGGACATTCATTCCATGACTTTGACAGCCCACAAAATCAACAAGCTGTGCAACCTCAAAGACACAGAGCTGCCTTACTTCCCACTCCTGATGGCCCGGTTTCAGATCCTGTGATGAAAAGTCGTGATGCCTCCTCTATGAAAGCACCACAGTTTGGCTCCCCATTCAATAGGAACAGGGGAACAAGTAGAGGCAGAGCAATGGATAATTGGTTCAGAGGGCGTGCAAGAGGGCCAGGACGAGGACCTCCTGCTCGTTAA